The Roseomonas gilardii nucleotide sequence AGCATCACATCACGCTCGCCCGCAAGATGGGCCTCCTTCCGCCGTCCAAGTTCGACCCGCGCCGCGTCGATCGCGAGGCTATCCTGAACGCATGGTTTGCCGGCATGTCCCGCCGGCAGATCGTCCGTGCCGGGATCGTCGGCAAGGCCCGCACGGTCGAGCGCGTCATCGAGACGGCGCGCAACCAGGGCGACCCGCGCGCCGTGTTCCGGGAGCGCCTGCCGTCAGTCGCCGTCACCGAGGCGACGGTCCAGAAACTGCGTGCCGAGGGCCTGTCGCTCAACAAGATCGCCGCCGCAGTTGGCTGCCACCCCAGCACCGTCAAGAAGCTGCTGGAGGGCACCGTCACCACGCCCGAGCCCGTGGAGCCTGAGCCGGCACCCTACACGCCCCCTCCCATCCGCCGCCGCGTCTCGGCGCTGATGGAGGACCAGCGGATGCCCGAGCTGCACCGCGCCCGGAAGCCCGCCTCGCCAGGCATCTGCGAGCGCATCCCCGATCCGGCGGCTCAGGCCCGCGCGGTCAACCGCTCGCCGGCCGTGCTGTCCACACGCTGGGCCGATGGGTGGGAGGGCGTGTGATGCTGGTCCAGCAGGATATCCCCGTGGCCGACGAGATCGACCGCCTGGCGCCGAAGAAGCGGCGCGGCAACCCGGAGCGACTGGTCCAGCGCGCGCTGATCGACTGGATGCGCCTCGCCATCCCAGGCTGCATCGTCGCCGCGTCCGTCAACGAGGCCCCGGCCGCCAGCGCCAATCCCTACAGCCGTGCCCGGTTCCATCAGGCCCGCAAGGCCGCTGGCGTTCTCCCCGGCATGCCGGATCTGACCGTCTGCCTGCCCGGCGGCCGCGTCGCGTTCGTCGAAGTCAAGGCTGCCAAGGGCCGCGTCTCCGACGCCCAGCACGAGATCCACGCCCGCCTGCGCGGCCTGGGCCATCTCGTGGTGGTCGCCCGCTCCATCGACGACGCAGCAGCGGCCTTCCGCCTCGCCGGCGTCATCGCCTGAAAACAACAGCGCCCGCTCCGGTAGCCGCCGGAACGAGCGCCACGCCAACCAAGGATGATCTAGATCCAATGACAGGCACCGTGATCATAAGCATGGCTGACCGACGCGCAAGCATTGCTTTGGCCGAATTCGAGTCTGCAAGGCAGGCCCTCCTCCGGGCTTGGCGCGCCGCCTGCACCGCCGGTCAGGTCTCGCCCCAGGTCGCCATTGAGGAGACGGCCGGGACCGCCCTCGCCATGCAGCAGATCGCCGCCCTGATGGGGGATCGGGCATGAGCGCGCCCGGCATCGAGATCGTGGAATGGAAGGCCATGCGGCGGAACTCGCTGCTCGGCTTCGCCACGGTACGGCTCCGGATGGGGCTCATCATCGCCGACATCACCATCCATTCCTCCAACGGCAAGCGGTGGGCGTCTCTGCCGTCCAGGCCGATGGTCGACCGTGATGGCAACGCCATGAGGGACCGTGCGACCGGCAAAATCCGGTACTCGCCCATCCTCAACTGGAGCGATCGGGATACCGCAGATCGCTTCTCGGCCGCGGTCATCACAGCCCTTGAGGCCGCCCATCCCCAGGATCTGAAGGAATGATGCCTCATCCCATGGAAGGGCGCCGCAGCTTCGACCTGACGTTCGGGACCTCCTCGACCCAGACCACACCCTGGACCGATCGGCGGCGCTTGAGCTGGGAAGACCTGGCCGACCTCCTGACGACACACCAGTTCGGGCGAAAGGACGGGGCATGTGTCGTCCCGGCCGTCTTCTCGGGCGATAGCCGGCTGAAAGAGGAAGCGCGAAAGATCGACGTTGCCTTCCTCGACAGCGACACGGGCTACACACTGGACGAGATCCGAAAGGCGGTCACAAGGAATGGGTGGGCCGCAGCTATCGCCTCCACCCATTCCCACATGACCACCCGGACCCGAGTTAGCCGCGCCAACTGGGAGAAGTTCTGCGCCCAGCAGGAAGGCGATGTGGACGGCGACAGCCTCGCCTTTGCCTACCTCACAGAAGCGAAGGGATACCTCCCGCACGTCGCGGAAGGCGCCTACCTGGACGCCGAGCGGCCCGGCGAGGTCACCCCGAAGGACGCTGGTCGCTTCGTGTTCTTCGAGCATAGCCCCTGCCCGAAGTTCCGGGTCGCCATCCCGCTCGCCAAGCCATGGGTTGCCTCGGAATATCAGGACCACAAGGCAGCTCGGGCGGCCTGGAAGGAGCGGGTGGAGGCGCTGGCTTCGGCGCTCAACCTCATCCACGACCAGTCCTGCACCGACACGTCCCGCCTGTTCTACCTGCCGCGCCGCCCGCGCAATGGTGCCGAGCCCGAGACCGAGGTCATCCAGGGCGATCCCTGCGACATCTTCGCCCTGCCGGCCCCGCCCGTGGATGGCTTGTTCGGCGCCGCAGCCGCAAAGCAGAAGAAGCAGGACAACGAAGCGCGGGAGTTCCAGGACGAGGAAACCGGCGAGGTCGTTGACCTGGCAGCCTGGGCCAAGGAGTTCGGGAGCCGGTTCGAGATCGTCAAAGCTCTCAAAGCCCGCAAGCCTGGCGTCTTCACCGGCCTGGTGGTGAGCGACAAGCACCACATCATCTGCGCCAACGAAGGCGAGCACACCAATGCCGGCACCGATGCGGCCACCTTCATCATGGATGCAAGCCGCAGCGAGAGCCGGGGCTTCGTCTATCACTGCCGGCATGGGCACTGCACCGCGGCAGATGGCATCACCTGCCGTGACCGCTTGTTCTTCGTCCACCGGATGCTGGAGCAGAGGTGGATCGGCGTCGAGGACCTGACCGCACCAGAGTTCCTAACGGATGCCCCGAAGGCCAAGGCTGAGAAGGCCGGCAAGAAGCAGAAGCCGGAAGCCGAGACGGACTGGCCGGATCCGATCGATTTCCTGGCCGATGCGGAACTGACGGGCGCGCCGGAACTGCTCCCGGAGCACCTTCCCGACACCATCTACCGCTTCTCCATCGACACGGCACAGCGGATGGGCGTGGATCCGGCCGCCGTGGCGATCGGCGCGCTGGTCAGTTGCGCCTCGGTCGTGACCGATGACTGGCGCCTCCAGGTGAAGCGCCGTGACACGAGCTGGACCGAGAGCCCCCGTCTATGGGGGGCCATCGTCGGCGACCCCTCCATCAAGAAGACCCCCGTCATCGCCGCATGCACAAAGCCCGTGGAGCGGATGGAGGGCGAGGCGCGAAAGGCTCACTCCGAAGCGCTGGCCAAGTTCAAAGTCGCCGAGAAGGAATGGAAGGCCGACAAGGGCGAGGAATGCGACCGCCCCGTCATGCCCAGGGGGATCCGCTATCTGGTCGAGGGCGCCACGATGGAAGCCCTCTCCGAAGTCCTCCGCGATGACGAGGAAGCACGCTTCAAGGCTCCGGCGAAGAAGATCCTGGTGCGCCAGGACGAGATGAGCGAGTGGGTCGCGAGCTTTGATCGGTACGGGTCCGGCAAAGGCGGCGCCGATCGTGGTGGCTGGCTTCGCCTCTACAATGGCGGACGGTTCAGCGTCGATCGCGTGATGCGCGGCAGCTTCGCCATCCCCAACTGGTCCGCATGCTTCATCGGCGGCATCCAGCCGGGCCCGATCCAGAAAATGGCGCAGGACGCCACGGATGACGGTCTCCTCCAGCGGTTCTGTTACTGTGTCCCGGGCCGGGAGGAGCCAGAGCAGGACCGTGCCCCGGATAGGGCTGTGGCCGATGCATATAACGACCTCCTCCACACCCTTTCCGCGCTCACTCCCAGCCTGAACCAGTTCGGCGACCGTGAGCGGCCGGTCGTCATGGACGAGGGCGCCCATCGGATCCGCGAAAGCGTCTTTGAACTGGCATCCGCCCTGGCATCCATGCCGGACACACCGGCCAGGCTGAAGGCCGCCTATGGCAAATGGCCCGGCCTGTTCGCCCGTCTCTGCCTGATCTTCCACCTGATCGAGCGCGCGGTCCAGGGTCCGCAGGGACCGTCCGTACAGGTGCTTCGGGAAGAGACCGCAGCAAAGGCGGCGGCATATCTCCGTGACGTGCTCCTGCCCCATCTGCTGCGAGCAGACGCCCTGATGTATGCGACTGCACAGACAGGACACGCGCGCTGGATTGCCGGGCTCATTTTGGCTCGTGGAAAGCCGGTCGTCACTCTCCGGGATGTCGTGCAAGCCTATCGGCCGCTGCGAGCTCCAGAGCACCGCAGGCAACTCCTGGAGGTGATGAGTAGCCTGGAGGCGATGGCATGGATCCGCGATCCGGATGCCGAGCCAGGGCGCATACCCACCCGCTGGATGGTCAATCCGGCCGTGCTGACAACCTTTGCGGCGCGGGCTGAAGAAGAGCGCGCCCGACGCGCGGAGGCCGTCGAAGCCATCCGGGAACTGATCGCCCGGAAGCTGGGGCGGGCATGATGTTGCCAATGTTGCCACCCCCCCTGCCAACATTGGCAACATTTTCGAGCCCCGAATTGGGCCATTTTGACCTTTCCGGCCCTCTGAGCAGGCCGGAATTGGCCAGAGGAGGGCTCGTTTTGCCGTTTTCGGGCGCGATCCGGCGTCCGATTTCCCGAAATGTTGCCAATGTTGCTTGTGCGCACGAGTGCATCTGCAAATCCATCCATCCTCCTCTGAAGGCGCACACGTATCCTCGCGCGCGCGTAAGCAACATCGGCAACATCACGCTGGGAGAGGGGGAAAAGGCTGCGCGCCGCCCCGATCACGGCGCTTCCACCCAGTCCTCATCCCGTTCCCCCTGGAGCACACCCATGTCTGACACCCGCGATAACAGCGGCGCTCTTTTCCGTGAGCGCGACCGCAAGTCCGACCGCGCCCCCGAGTACACCGGCAAGGCCATGATCGGCGGCAAGGAGTACCGCGTCGCCGCCTGGATCAAGGAAGGCCGATCCGGGCAGAAGTTCTTCTCGCTGGCATTCGAGGAGCCCCGGCAGCAGCAGGGACAGCCCCAGCAGCCCGCCTCCAAGCCGGCCACCCGTCAGGCTCCTGCGGCCGACCTCGACGAAGATCTGCCCTTCTGATGCCCGCCCCCCGCTTCGCCCGCCCCAGCCGCGGCAAGGCCCCCGTGGACATCCTGGAGCGCCACTTCCGCACCGAGGCCGTCCGGGCACTGCTCGCCGCCGGGCATGTCCCGGTCCGCACCTCCACCGGCTGGATCGTGGGCACGGGTGCCGCACAGCGCGTCTGCTCCGACGCCGTGCTCCGGGCGGCCCGCAAGCCGGTGCAGGAGGAGATGCCGGAATGAGCCAGCCGACCCCCGAGGCCATCCGCCTCCTGGTTCGCCGGGGAGCCATGCTCACCCAGCACCACCATCGCGGCCAGCTCTATGCCGTCGGCCTCAACCTCGATGGCGACGTCACCATCGTCCAGCGCGACGCCTGGCTCGCCGCCATGCCCGACTGGCCGCTCAACGAGGCCATCGCTGCCACCCCCACCCTCCGGAGCGAGCGGCGATGAAGGTCGAACTCCTGGGCCACTACGGGAGCGACTTGTTGGTCGCGAATTGCGCCCGGACCTCCTTCGACCGGCAGCACGAGGCCTTCACCGAGGGCGACGCACGGCTGATCCGGTTCCTGGCGCGGGAGGGGCACAACAGCCCCTTCTTCCACCCGCAGGCCACACTCCGCATCTCCGCGGCCATCCCGATCGCCCGGCAGCTTCTCCGGCATCAGGTCGGGCTCGCCGTGTCCGAGGTGTCCCGGCGCTACGTCCGCTCCAGCCCGGAGTTCGAGGCCCTGGTCTGGCGGCACTCCAACCCGGACGTGAAGCAGGGCAGCGCCGGTCCCATGAGCGCCGATGAGCAGGCCGACTGGACCGCCATCTACGACCAGCACTGCCGCAACGCCGTGCGGGCCTATGAGGCCATGCTGGAGGCTGGCGTGGCCCCTGAGCAAGCCCGCTTCATCCTGCCGCAGGGGATGCTGACCACATGGACGTGGACGGGCTCCCTGTTCGCCTTCGCCCGTGTCTGCCGGGAGCGGCTGGCCCCGGATGCGCAGTCCGAGGTCCGCGACGTCGCCCGCGCCATCGCCCGGATCATGAGCGGGTGTTTCCACCATAGCTGGGCGGCCCTCGTGCCGCAGGAGGCCGCATGATCCAGATGACCGTGGTCTATCCCAACGGCTGCGCCATCGTGCGCCGCTATCCGTCCCAGGAGGCCGCAGACGCCGCCGTGCGGGCTCACGGGGTGCGAGGTGCCGCCGCGACCGTCGAGCCGCTGGCGGTGCCTCCTGCGCCCGTCTCGGGGCATGTCGGGGGAGGGGACGCCCATGCCCGCTGACATCGACTGCCGGGATCCCGTAGTGGCCCAAGTCCGCGCCGACCTGCTGCGCCGCTCCGAACTCGGCATCGCCAAGTACGGCACCACCCTGGAAGGCCTCTCCCTGCGCCAGGCACTCCAGCACGCCTACGAGGAGACCCTGGACCGGGCCAACTACCTCTGCGCCGCCATCCGCAGGCTGGATGCGAGGGAGCGGTTGGCTACCCGCGACACGTGGGACGATGCGCCCTCCGGTTGGGCTGGGAGGGGTGCGTGATGGACGGCAGCTACCAGATCCCGCCGGCGAGCGGCGTCTATGTGATGAGCATGGCAGAGCGGGACCGCCTGCTGCAGCAGGAGTTCCAGTCCGAGATCATGTCAGGACATTCTCGCGTCACCCGTCCGTCCGGTGAGCCGGTCCATGCCGGGCAGGGCGAGACGGATGGCTGGCATCCACGGCAGGCTTCGGCCATGCGCAGGCTGGTCCGGCTATGGCAGAAGAGCTTGCCGGAGCGCGTCCAGCCCCAGGGATACCCGTCCCAGGTTTGCCAGCCGTACTCGCCAAAAGGCGAGGACTGTCGAACGCAGCGGGAGGTCGATGAGGCCCTGTCTGCGTACTCGGAATACAAGTCAGCGATGGACTGTGTGGAGCATCATTGCTCCAAGCGCCATGCCGATGTCCTTCGGATGACAGTCCAAGGCGAGCCGACGCGACTTGGGACCGAACACTTGGTTCGTGAAGCTCTGTGGAAGTTGTCAGACTTGTGGGCAAAACCAAGAAATCCGTAGGGAAATCAGTGGATTTGCGCTATATTGTGCGGCGTCCGAAGAGGCCTTGGAACCTCTGTCGGACGCCTAACCAACGAATGCCTTGGAGCAATCGAATGGCTGATGAGTTGAGTATGCTCTTCCTCGAAGGGGATCAAGAGCACGATACCCGGACATCGCCGCAGTCCAGCATGAGCGCCCCAATGATCCGGGTATCGGCCTACAAGCGGAAGGAGCGAAACCCCTACCGGAGTTCAGGAAAGCTTTCTCCCGATCTGCCGGCCTGGGTTTATGTGGCTTGCACCAAACGTGGCAAGGTGAAGATCGGGATGTCAAACAACCCCGAGCGTCGGGTCATGTCGCTCAAGGCCTCATTGATGTTTGTCAGGCCCGTTACTTTCATCGCATCCAGAGATGTCGAGAGCCGTGCCCTGGATATCATGGGCCGTCTAACTGGGCAGAGTGAGTGGGTGCATGGGACGGTAGAGCAGGCCATTGAGGCTGTGAATACAGCCTGGGATGCCGTCTCTCGGTACAAGTGGACCGATCCGGCCCTCACCGAAGTCCAGGCAAGAAAATATCGGATAGCCCTTGCAATGGAGCTTCGGAACGGGTAAGTACCGGGCGACCTTATTGCGTCCGAAGCGCCCCGGAGGCTACGGCCTGCCGGGGCTTCGTCGTTCTGGGGGTGTGGATGGCCAAGCTGACCAACCTGCCGCCGCGCCTCGCGCCGATCGACACGCGGACCTCCCTGCCTCCGGCCAAGCAGACCGATGCCCACTACCACAGCCCTGAGCACAGGGCGTGGGCGGCAGAGGGCGCCAGACTTGCTGGCGGGGTCTGTCAGGAATGCGGCCGCAGCGGTGTCCGTCTTTTCGCGGACCACATCCACGAACTGCGGGACGGCGGCGCCCCCTTCGATCCGGCCAACAGGCTGATGAGGTGCGGTGCCTGCCACAGTCGCAAGACAGCGGCCGTCAGGGCGGCGCGGATGAAGGAGCGCTACGCCCAGCGCCCCCGGCGCGAGACCGCCCCAGGCGGCTGACCGACCCGGCCACCCCCGACGGTGCCCGGGAGG carries:
- a CDS encoding helix-turn-helix domain-containing protein produces the protein MPAPNPRIIEMVKQGLTTDAICAELGMRPRGLEHHITLARKMGLLPPSKFDPRRVDREAILNAWFAGMSRRQIVRAGIVGKARTVERVIETARNQGDPRAVFRERLPSVAVTEATVQKLRAEGLSLNKIAAAVGCHPSTVKKLLEGTVTTPEPVEPEPAPYTPPPIRRRVSALMEDQRMPELHRARKPASPGICERIPDPAAQARAVNRSPAVLSTRWADGWEGV
- a CDS encoding VRR-NUC domain-containing protein; translation: MLVQQDIPVADEIDRLAPKKRRGNPERLVQRALIDWMRLAIPGCIVAASVNEAPAASANPYSRARFHQARKAAGVLPGMPDLTVCLPGGRVAFVEVKAAKGRVSDAQHEIHARLRGLGHLVVVARSIDDAAAAFRLAGVIA
- a CDS encoding HNH endonuclease, whose product is MAKLTNLPPRLAPIDTRTSLPPAKQTDAHYHSPEHRAWAAEGARLAGGVCQECGRSGVRLFADHIHELRDGGAPFDPANRLMRCGACHSRKTAAVRAARMKERYAQRPRRETAPGG
- the thyX gene encoding FAD-dependent thymidylate synthase encodes the protein MKVELLGHYGSDLLVANCARTSFDRQHEAFTEGDARLIRFLAREGHNSPFFHPQATLRISAAIPIARQLLRHQVGLAVSEVSRRYVRSSPEFEALVWRHSNPDVKQGSAGPMSADEQADWTAIYDQHCRNAVRAYEAMLEAGVAPEQARFILPQGMLTTWTWTGSLFAFARVCRERLAPDAQSEVRDVARAIARIMSGCFHHSWAALVPQEAA
- a CDS encoding GIY-YIG nuclease family protein: MADELSMLFLEGDQEHDTRTSPQSSMSAPMIRVSAYKRKERNPYRSSGKLSPDLPAWVYVACTKRGKVKIGMSNNPERRVMSLKASLMFVRPVTFIASRDVESRALDIMGRLTGQSEWVHGTVEQAIEAVNTAWDAVSRYKWTDPALTEVQARKYRIALAMELRNG
- a CDS encoding DUF3987 domain-containing protein, which encodes MEGRRSFDLTFGTSSTQTTPWTDRRRLSWEDLADLLTTHQFGRKDGACVVPAVFSGDSRLKEEARKIDVAFLDSDTGYTLDEIRKAVTRNGWAAAIASTHSHMTTRTRVSRANWEKFCAQQEGDVDGDSLAFAYLTEAKGYLPHVAEGAYLDAERPGEVTPKDAGRFVFFEHSPCPKFRVAIPLAKPWVASEYQDHKAARAAWKERVEALASALNLIHDQSCTDTSRLFYLPRRPRNGAEPETEVIQGDPCDIFALPAPPVDGLFGAAAAKQKKQDNEAREFQDEETGEVVDLAAWAKEFGSRFEIVKALKARKPGVFTGLVVSDKHHIICANEGEHTNAGTDAATFIMDASRSESRGFVYHCRHGHCTAADGITCRDRLFFVHRMLEQRWIGVEDLTAPEFLTDAPKAKAEKAGKKQKPEAETDWPDPIDFLADAELTGAPELLPEHLPDTIYRFSIDTAQRMGVDPAAVAIGALVSCASVVTDDWRLQVKRRDTSWTESPRLWGAIVGDPSIKKTPVIAACTKPVERMEGEARKAHSEALAKFKVAEKEWKADKGEECDRPVMPRGIRYLVEGATMEALSEVLRDDEEARFKAPAKKILVRQDEMSEWVASFDRYGSGKGGADRGGWLRLYNGGRFSVDRVMRGSFAIPNWSACFIGGIQPGPIQKMAQDATDDGLLQRFCYCVPGREEPEQDRAPDRAVADAYNDLLHTLSALTPSLNQFGDRERPVVMDEGAHRIRESVFELASALASMPDTPARLKAAYGKWPGLFARLCLIFHLIERAVQGPQGPSVQVLREETAAKAAAYLRDVLLPHLLRADALMYATAQTGHARWIAGLILARGKPVVTLRDVVQAYRPLRAPEHRRQLLEVMSSLEAMAWIRDPDAEPGRIPTRWMVNPAVLTTFAARAEEERARRAEAVEAIRELIARKLGRA